One Setaria viridis chromosome 7, Setaria_viridis_v4.0, whole genome shotgun sequence genomic region harbors:
- the LOC117862474 gene encoding pentatricopeptide repeat-containing protein At2g13600 has protein sequence MSRLSAPLPSPSPAWDATSLAGALKAVAARRSAPHVGPLHTVLVKLGLSASAILATSLAHLALRCGLPRYARDLFDEMPHPDVVSWTSLITGHTHQGLHRESLALLRRMVGSGVEPNGYSLSGGLLASASVGQDALALGKEIHARVIKMSLHGPVDPVVENGVLDMYSRCGSIEYACRVFRVMQVRNIVAWNSMMAAFLGSGQAEEALRLFFSMVSSSVGVDGFSFSIVVDACGELALLKQGMQVHARVVGGGFEADVVVRNSLLDMYAKCGCVDSAELVFKVASSRDAVLWTTMISAYGKFGRVQDAVSLFDRMAQLGIKQDGIAYIAVLSACSHGGLVREGCHYFNLMSDGQSSVKMHPEHYGCMADLLCRRGYLEEALEFIENMPFESSIAAWSALLNSSRIHGNAKLSQLAASRLIKLDPENHSNWVALSSVHASENDWHETWTIRESMSRECVKKEPGCSWVELYNGVHVFLMTDQSHPELFEILRSLDSLKEDI, from the coding sequence ATGTCGCGTTTGAGCGCGCCTCTGCCGAGCCCGAGCCCCGCATGGGACgccacctccctcgccggcgcgctcaAGGCCGTGGCGGCCCGACGCTCGGCGCCCCACGTCGGTCCCCTCCACACGGTGCTCGTCAAGCTCGGCCTGTCGGCCTCCGCCATCCTCGCCACCTCCCTGGCGCACCTCGCGCTGCGGTGCGGGCTCCCGCGGTACGCGCGGGacctgttcgacgaaatgccccACCCGGACGTCGTCTCCTGGACGTCCCTCATCACCGGCCACACGCACCAGGGACTGCACCGCGAGTCCCTCGCGCTGCTCCGGCGCATGGTGGGCTCTGGTGTCGAGCCCAACGGGTACTCTTTGTCCGGAGGATTGCTTGCTTCTGCCAGTGTCGGCCAGGATGCACTTGCTCTCGGGAAGGAAATCCATGCCAGGGTTATCAAGATGAGCTTGCATGGTCCAGTCGACCCGGTTGTGGAGAATGGGGTTCTTGATATGTATTCGAGGTGTGGGAGCATTGAGTATGCTTGTAGAGTGTTCAGGGTGATGCAGGTGAGGAACATAGTTGCCTGGAACTCGATGATGGCAGCTTTTCTTGGGAGTGGACAGGCAGAGGAGGCGCTGAGGTTGTTTTTTTCCATGGTTTCTTCCAGCGTTGGTGTGGATGGCTTCTCGTTTTCCATTGTTGTTGATGCATGTGGGGAGCTGGCATTGTTGAAGCAGGGGATGCAAGTGCACGCACGGGTTGTTGGTGGCGGATTTGAGGCAGATGTCGTTGTGAGGAACTCTTTACTGGATATGTATGCCAAGTGTGGGTGTGTCGATTCAGCAGAGCTTGTCTTCAAGGTGGCATCGTCACGGGATGCTGTTCTTTGGACTACAATGATCTCAGCTTATGGCAAATTTGGTCGGGTACAGGATGCAGTCAGCTTGTTTGATAGGATGGCACAATTGGGCATAAAGCAGGATGGCATAGCATATATTGCAGTTTTGTCAGCTTGTAGCCATGGTGGACTTGTCAGAGAGGGTTGTCACTACTTCAATTTGATGTCTGATGGTCAAAGCTCAGTTAAGATGCATCCTGAGCACTACGGATGCATGGCAGATCTTCTATGCAGGAGAGGTTACCTAGAAGAAGCTCTTGAATTCATTGAGAATATGCCATTTGAGTCTAGCATTGCTGCTTGGAGTGCATTACTTAACTCATCTCGAATACATGGGAACGCCAAGTTGAGTCAACTTGCAGCATCCCGTTTGATCAAGCTTGATCCTGAGAACCACAGCAACTGGGTTGCTCTATCAAGTGTGCATGCATCTGAGAACGATTGGCATGAGACCTGGACTATCAGGGAGAGCATGAGCAGGGAGTGTGTCAAGAAAGAGCCTGGGTGTAGCTGGGTTGAATTGTACAATGGCGTTCATGTTTTTCTAATGACCGACCAATCTCATCCTGAATTGTTTGAAATATTGCGGAGTCTTGATTCTTTAAAGGAAGATATATGA